A genomic window from Pseudonocardia broussonetiae includes:
- a CDS encoding tryptophan-rich sensory protein encodes MTVTSRRSATSDLVRSSTVAVLAVVQIVVSALGGSGTVGESVGVVARDYATPLLAAGWAFSIWGLIYLGFLAYAGYQLLPSQRGRQVHRTTGWWLVASAVLNPAWILAFGARWVPVAELLIIALLVCLAVVFGRLSREPASGVLERVVFRGSIALYTGWVSLATVLGTASTGVWAGLPGTGALATIAAVVVLLAAAAILMWVVLSGTAVVGYTAAAVWALSGIALNEPPAAVAATALVAIIAVLAATARRITTAGNPVRAAFG; translated from the coding sequence ATGACCGTCACGTCCCGGCGCTCCGCCACCAGCGACCTCGTCCGGAGCTCCACCGTGGCGGTGCTCGCGGTCGTGCAGATCGTGGTGTCCGCCCTCGGGGGCAGCGGGACGGTCGGCGAGTCGGTCGGCGTCGTCGCCCGTGACTACGCCACGCCGCTGCTCGCCGCCGGCTGGGCGTTCTCCATCTGGGGCCTCATCTACCTGGGGTTCCTCGCCTACGCGGGCTACCAGCTCCTCCCGTCGCAGCGCGGCCGCCAGGTGCACCGCACCACGGGCTGGTGGCTCGTCGCGTCGGCCGTGCTCAACCCCGCGTGGATCCTCGCGTTCGGGGCGCGCTGGGTGCCGGTCGCCGAGCTGCTCATCATCGCGCTGCTGGTCTGCCTGGCGGTCGTGTTCGGCCGGCTCAGCCGCGAGCCCGCCTCCGGGGTGCTCGAGCGGGTGGTCTTCCGCGGGTCGATCGCGCTCTACACCGGGTGGGTCTCGCTGGCCACGGTGCTCGGCACCGCGTCCACCGGTGTGTGGGCCGGGCTCCCGGGCACCGGAGCGCTGGCGACCATCGCCGCCGTCGTCGTCCTGCTGGCGGCGGCCGCGATCCTGATGTGGGTCGTGCTGTCGGGCACGGCCGTCGTCGGCTACACGGCCGCGGCCGTGTGGGCGCTGTCCGGGATCGCGCTGAACGAGCCGCCCGCCGCCGTCGCCGCCACCGCGCTCGTCGCGATCATCGCGGTGCTGGCCGCCACCGCCCGCCGCATCACCACGGCGGGCAACCCGGTGCGCGCGGCCTTCGGCTGA
- a CDS encoding alpha/beta fold hydrolase: MNERFVRVGDVELCYESLGDPAHPTVLLVMGLNLSMDWWRDDFCADLAGRGFHVVRFDNRDVGRSTHVGGPGITAWQFLRRRATPVYTLGDMADDAAGLIAHVDPRGAHVVGASLGSMVAQEVAIRHPRLTRSLVSIMGRPGDGRTGRVHWTRVPDFLRPPAADPVEGMVAAFRRIGSEDRTAQDDEDVRVTMRRSMARETGDGSSRQLAACVGERDRTADLRGLRVPALVLHGERDRVIVPSGGRATAAAIPGAELLEVPDMGHDLARWVWPTVLDGIERTARRAPVAPG, encoded by the coding sequence ATGAACGAGCGATTCGTGCGGGTCGGGGACGTCGAGCTCTGCTACGAGTCCCTCGGCGACCCCGCGCACCCCACCGTCCTGCTGGTCATGGGCCTGAACCTGTCGATGGACTGGTGGCGCGACGACTTCTGCGCCGACCTCGCCGGGCGCGGGTTCCACGTCGTCCGCTTCGACAACCGCGACGTCGGCCGCTCCACGCACGTCGGCGGTCCCGGGATCACGGCGTGGCAGTTCCTGCGCCGGCGGGCCACGCCCGTCTACACGCTCGGCGACATGGCCGACGACGCCGCGGGCCTGATCGCGCACGTCGACCCGCGCGGCGCGCACGTGGTCGGGGCGTCACTGGGGTCGATGGTGGCGCAGGAGGTGGCGATCCGGCACCCGCGGCTGACGCGGTCGCTCGTGTCGATCATGGGACGGCCCGGCGACGGGCGCACCGGCAGGGTGCACTGGACGCGCGTGCCCGACTTCCTGCGCCCGCCCGCGGCCGACCCCGTCGAGGGGATGGTGGCGGCGTTCCGCCGGATCGGCTCCGAGGACCGGACCGCGCAGGACGACGAGGACGTGCGCGTGACGATGCGCCGGTCGATGGCCCGGGAGACCGGCGACGGCAGCAGCCGCCAGCTCGCGGCCTGCGTCGGCGAGCGCGACCGCACCGCCGACCTGCGCGGGCTCCGGGTGCCGGCGCTGGTGCTGCACGGCGAGCGCGACCGGGTGATCGTCCCGTCCGGCGGGCGCGCGACGGCCGCGGCGATCCCGGGCGCGGAGCTCCTGGAGGTGCCCGACATGGGCCACGACCTGGCCCGCTGGGTGTGGCCGACGGTGCTCGACGGGATCGAGCGGACGGCGCGGCGGGCGCCGGTGGCGCCGGGTTGA
- a CDS encoding DM13 domain-containing protein yields the protein MTLLRRPVVLTGLGVAAVLLVVALSVFQPWKLFVDRTVDEALPVAVAAAPVAAAPVAAAPVAAPAVASGPVELARGELISHEHASSGAVVLLELPDGSRVLRLEDLETSDGPQLEVWLTDAPVVEGRAGWHVFDDGAHVELGELKGNIGSSNYPVPADADLDALTSVSIWCDRFDVSFAAAELRPVA from the coding sequence GTGACCCTCCTCCGCCGCCCCGTCGTGCTGACCGGGCTCGGCGTCGCCGCCGTCCTCCTCGTCGTCGCGCTGTCGGTGTTCCAGCCGTGGAAGCTGTTCGTCGACCGCACGGTGGACGAGGCGCTGCCCGTGGCCGTGGCCGCGGCCCCGGTCGCCGCGGCACCGGTCGCCGCCGCACCCGTCGCCGCGCCCGCCGTCGCGTCCGGGCCCGTGGAGCTCGCGCGCGGGGAGCTGATCAGCCACGAGCACGCCAGCAGCGGTGCGGTGGTGCTCCTGGAGCTGCCCGACGGCTCGCGCGTGCTGCGGCTGGAGGACCTCGAGACCAGCGACGGCCCGCAGCTGGAGGTGTGGCTGACCGACGCCCCGGTGGTCGAGGGCCGGGCGGGCTGGCACGTCTTCGACGACGGCGCGCACGTGGAGCTCGGCGAGCTCAAGGGCAACATCGGCAGCTCGAACTACCCGGTCCCGGCGGACGCCGACCTCGACGCCCTCACCAGCGTCAGCATCTGGTGCGACCGGTTCGACGTCTCCTTCGCCGCGGCGGAGCTGCGTCCGGTCGCCTGA
- the ndk gene encoding nucleoside-diphosphate kinase, producing the protein MTERTLVLVKPDGVERKLVGEVLARIERKGLHLVALELRTVDRETASQHYAEHDGKPFFESLLEFITSGPVLSAVVEGPRAIAAWRQLAGGTDPVEKATPGTIRGDFGLETQFNLVHGSDSPESAAREIKLWWPNL; encoded by the coding sequence GTGACTGAACGCACCCTGGTCCTCGTCAAGCCCGACGGCGTGGAGCGCAAGCTCGTCGGCGAGGTCCTCGCCCGCATCGAGCGCAAGGGCCTGCACCTCGTGGCCCTCGAGCTCCGCACCGTCGACCGCGAGACGGCCTCCCAGCACTACGCCGAGCACGACGGCAAGCCCTTCTTCGAGTCCCTCCTGGAGTTCATCACCTCCGGCCCGGTGCTCTCGGCCGTGGTCGAGGGACCCCGCGCGATCGCGGCGTGGCGCCAGCTCGCCGGTGGCACCGACCCCGTCGAGAAGGCCACGCCCGGCACGATCCGCGGCGACTTCGGCCTGGAGACCCAGTTCAACCTGGTCCACGGCTCGGACTCGCCCGAGTCCGCCGCCCGGGAGATCAAGCTCTGGTGGCCGAACCTCTGA
- a CDS encoding TIGR03960 family B12-binding radical SAM protein → MTAASVFPDLEALLPRVSKPVQYVGGELNAQLKDWDAADVRWALMYPDAYEVGLPNQGVQILYEVLNERVDALAERCYSVWPDLEALMREHGVPAFTVDGHRPLGAFDLLGVSFSTELGYTNLLTALDLAGIPLHAVDRDETHPVVVAGGHAAFNPEPVSRFVDVAAIGDGEEVVGDITDVVRDWKAQGRPGGRRELLLRLAATDGCYVPSLYEVTYGEDGGIAAVEPVDARVPRTVTKRTTTELDEWPYPKAPLVPLAETVHERASVEIFRGCTRGCRFCQAGMITRPVRERSLEGIGKMVDASVRASGFDEVGLLSLSSADHSEIAEITKGLADRYEGTNTSLSLPSTRVDAFNIDLANEISRNGRRSGLTFAPEGGSERIRRVINKMVSEEDLIRTVSEAFAQGWRQVKLYFMCGLPTEEDEDVLEIAGMAHRVIKAGRAASGRNDVRCTISIGGFVPKPHTPFQWAAQAHPDVVDDRLRKLRAAVNADRKIGRNIGMRYHDGQPSLVEGLLARGDRRVGAVIERVWREGGRFDGWSEHFSYERWMTAAAAELEPLGVSVDWYTTRERGRDEVLPWDHLDSGLERDWLWDDWQDALAGREQDDCRWTPCFDCGVCPSTGTDIEVGPSGTTLLPLTVVNPLTQR, encoded by the coding sequence GTGACTGCCGCGTCCGTGTTCCCTGACCTCGAAGCCCTGCTCCCGCGCGTCTCCAAGCCCGTGCAGTACGTGGGCGGTGAGCTGAACGCGCAGCTGAAGGACTGGGACGCCGCGGACGTCCGGTGGGCGCTCATGTATCCCGACGCGTACGAGGTGGGGCTGCCCAACCAGGGAGTCCAGATCCTCTACGAGGTCCTCAACGAGCGCGTCGACGCCCTCGCCGAGCGCTGCTACTCCGTGTGGCCCGACCTCGAGGCGCTGATGCGCGAGCACGGCGTCCCCGCGTTCACCGTCGACGGCCACCGCCCGCTGGGCGCGTTCGACCTGCTCGGCGTCAGCTTCTCCACCGAGCTCGGCTACACCAACCTGCTCACCGCGCTCGACCTCGCCGGCATCCCGCTGCACGCGGTCGACCGCGACGAGACCCACCCCGTGGTCGTCGCGGGCGGGCACGCGGCGTTCAACCCGGAGCCGGTCTCGCGCTTCGTCGACGTGGCGGCGATCGGCGACGGCGAGGAGGTCGTCGGCGACATCACCGACGTCGTCCGCGACTGGAAGGCCCAAGGCCGCCCCGGCGGGCGTCGCGAGCTGCTGCTGCGCCTCGCGGCCACCGACGGCTGCTACGTGCCCTCGCTCTACGAGGTCACGTACGGCGAGGACGGCGGGATCGCCGCGGTCGAGCCCGTCGACGCCCGGGTGCCGCGCACGGTCACCAAGCGCACCACCACCGAGCTCGACGAGTGGCCCTACCCGAAGGCGCCGCTGGTGCCGCTGGCCGAGACGGTGCACGAGCGCGCGTCGGTCGAGATCTTCCGCGGCTGCACCCGCGGCTGCCGGTTCTGCCAGGCCGGGATGATCACGCGTCCGGTGCGGGAGCGGTCGCTGGAGGGCATCGGCAAGATGGTCGACGCCTCGGTGCGCGCGAGCGGGTTCGACGAGGTCGGCCTGCTGTCGCTGAGCAGCGCCGACCACTCCGAGATCGCCGAGATCACCAAGGGCCTCGCCGACCGCTACGAGGGCACCAACACCTCGCTGTCGCTGCCGAGCACCCGCGTCGACGCCTTCAACATCGACCTCGCCAACGAGATCTCCCGCAACGGCCGCCGCTCCGGGCTCACCTTCGCCCCCGAGGGCGGCTCCGAGCGCATCCGCCGCGTGATCAACAAGATGGTGTCGGAGGAGGACCTGATCCGCACCGTCTCCGAGGCGTTCGCCCAGGGCTGGCGGCAGGTGAAGCTGTACTTCATGTGCGGGCTGCCCACCGAGGAGGACGAGGACGTCCTGGAGATCGCGGGCATGGCGCACCGCGTGATCAAGGCCGGGCGCGCGGCGTCGGGGCGCAACGACGTCCGCTGCACCATCTCCATCGGCGGGTTCGTGCCCAAGCCGCACACCCCGTTCCAGTGGGCCGCGCAGGCGCACCCCGACGTCGTCGACGACCGGCTGCGCAAGCTGCGCGCCGCCGTCAACGCCGACCGCAAGATCGGCCGCAACATCGGGATGCGCTACCACGACGGGCAGCCGTCGCTGGTCGAGGGCCTGCTGGCCCGCGGCGACCGGCGCGTCGGCGCGGTCATCGAGCGGGTGTGGCGCGAGGGCGGCCGGTTCGACGGCTGGAGCGAGCACTTCTCCTACGAGCGCTGGATGACCGCGGCGGCCGCGGAGCTCGAGCCGCTCGGCGTCTCCGTCGACTGGTACACCACCCGCGAGCGCGGCCGCGACGAGGTCCTGCCCTGGGACCACCTCGACTCCGGCCTCGAGCGCGACTGGCTGTGGGACGACTGGCAGGACGCGCTGGCCGGCCGCGAGCAGGACGACTGCCGCTGGACGCCGTGCTTCGACTGCGGCGTGTGCCCGTCGACCGGCACCGACATCGAGGTGGGCCCCAGCGGCACGACCCTGCTCCCGCTGACCGTCGTCAACCCGCTCACGCAGCGCTGA
- the dapA gene encoding 4-hydroxy-tetrahydrodipicolinate synthase, giving the protein MITGSLVALVTPMREDGAVDHEALAKVVDRAIEAGTAAIVSVGTTGESATLDVSEHTDVIRRTIDVAAGRVPVVAGTGANSTAEAIHLTAAAKAAGADAALLVTPYYNKPPQEGLYRHFKAVAEAVDIPQILYNVPGRTACDMLPSTVERLAAVPNIVGLKEALGDLDRVRDLVALGLPDFALYSGDDATARASILAGFHGDISVTANVAPGAMARMCAAALAGDAELAAQIDADLAGLHRSLFAEPNPIPVKWALAELGLIPPGIRLPLVPLDPVHHEDVRAALRSAGLLS; this is encoded by the coding sequence ATGATCACCGGAAGTCTGGTCGCCCTGGTCACCCCGATGCGGGAGGACGGTGCGGTCGACCACGAGGCGCTCGCGAAGGTCGTCGACCGCGCGATCGAGGCGGGCACCGCGGCCATCGTGTCGGTCGGCACGACGGGGGAGTCGGCCACGCTCGACGTCTCCGAGCACACCGACGTCATCCGCCGCACGATCGACGTCGCCGCCGGGCGGGTGCCGGTCGTCGCGGGCACCGGCGCGAACTCCACGGCCGAGGCGATCCACCTCACCGCCGCCGCTAAGGCCGCCGGTGCCGACGCCGCCCTGCTCGTCACGCCGTACTACAACAAGCCCCCGCAGGAGGGGCTGTACCGGCACTTCAAGGCCGTCGCCGAGGCCGTGGACATCCCGCAGATCCTCTACAACGTCCCCGGCCGCACGGCCTGCGACATGCTGCCCTCCACCGTCGAGCGGCTCGCCGCCGTGCCCAACATCGTCGGGCTCAAGGAGGCGCTGGGCGACCTCGACCGCGTCCGCGACCTCGTCGCGCTCGGCCTGCCCGACTTCGCCCTCTACTCCGGCGACGACGCCACGGCCCGCGCGAGCATCCTCGCGGGCTTCCACGGCGACATCTCCGTCACCGCGAACGTCGCGCCCGGGGCGATGGCGCGCATGTGCGCGGCCGCGCTCGCGGGCGACGCCGAGCTCGCCGCGCAGATCGACGCCGACCTGGCCGGGCTGCACCGCTCGCTGTTCGCCGAGCCCAACCCGATCCCGGTGAAGTGGGCGCTGGCCGAGCTCGGGCTCATCCCGCCGGGCATCCGGCTGCCGCTGGTGCCGCTCGACCCGGTGCACCACGAGGACGTGCGGGCGGCGCTGCGGTCGGCGGGCCTGCTGAGCTGA
- a CDS encoding DUF4233 domain-containing protein, whose protein sequence is MTAPDPSATPAPPDPMKGIRGVFAATLVLESIVVLLALLVLPKFGGGATAPAVLAITAVAVGMIVAAGLQRRPWGLGLALALQVAVLLCGFLVPALVIVGVVFVLVWAGLLLLRRDVALRMERGELPSQQVREP, encoded by the coding sequence GTGACGGCTCCCGACCCTTCGGCGACCCCGGCCCCACCGGACCCGATGAAGGGGATCCGGGGCGTCTTCGCGGCCACGCTGGTCCTCGAGTCGATCGTGGTCCTGCTGGCGCTGCTGGTGCTGCCCAAGTTCGGCGGCGGCGCCACCGCCCCCGCCGTCCTCGCCATCACGGCGGTGGCCGTCGGCATGATCGTCGCCGCGGGGCTGCAGCGGCGGCCGTGGGGCCTCGGGCTCGCGCTGGCGCTGCAGGTCGCCGTCCTGCTGTGCGGGTTCCTGGTGCCGGCCCTGGTGATCGTGGGGGTGGTGTTCGTGCTGGTCTGGGCGGGCCTGCTGCTCCTGCGCCGCGACGTGGCCCTGCGGATGGAGCGCGGCGAGCTGCCGAGCCAGCAGGTACGCGAGCCGTAA
- a CDS encoding ABC transporter permease yields MAVVPAGVLAPRSTGRVPSWPRGVLIVVEGFWTWYRRNWRATAVSSVLQPLLFLLAFGVGFGSLVAGGGQAAQATGGAPYLVWLAPALLAVSAVQSAAFESTYPVLSAFKWQRVYHAMAAGPITPAQIALGHLSWTVAKMALSGAIYVAVIAVFGGVVGPGIVLSLLAAVLTGAAVASLVMAFASTVENEGGPFNALFRFVVIPMTLFSGTFFPVDRLPEWIRPLTVLSPLWHGTELARDAALGVWRPLAVLGHTAVLLGLLAVGTVLVTRLYRRRLTR; encoded by the coding sequence ATGGCCGTCGTCCCCGCGGGTGTCCTCGCCCCGCGCTCCACCGGCCGCGTCCCGTCCTGGCCGCGCGGCGTGCTCATCGTCGTCGAGGGCTTCTGGACCTGGTACCGGCGCAACTGGCGGGCCACCGCCGTCTCGTCGGTGCTGCAGCCGCTGCTGTTCCTGCTCGCGTTCGGGGTGGGGTTCGGCTCGCTCGTCGCCGGCGGCGGGCAGGCCGCGCAGGCCACCGGCGGCGCCCCGTACCTGGTGTGGCTGGCGCCCGCGCTGCTCGCGGTGTCGGCCGTGCAGAGCGCCGCGTTCGAGTCGACCTACCCGGTGCTCTCGGCGTTCAAGTGGCAGCGGGTCTACCACGCGATGGCGGCGGGGCCGATCACGCCGGCGCAGATCGCGCTCGGGCACCTGTCCTGGACCGTCGCGAAGATGGCCCTGTCCGGTGCGATCTACGTCGCGGTCATCGCCGTGTTCGGCGGCGTCGTCGGGCCGGGGATCGTGCTGTCGCTGCTGGCGGCCGTGCTCACCGGCGCGGCCGTGGCGTCGCTGGTGATGGCGTTCGCGTCCACCGTCGAGAACGAGGGCGGGCCGTTCAACGCGCTGTTCCGGTTCGTCGTCATCCCGATGACGCTGTTCTCGGGCACGTTCTTCCCCGTCGACCGGCTGCCCGAGTGGATCCGCCCGCTCACCGTCCTCTCGCCGCTGTGGCACGGCACCGAGCTCGCCCGCGACGCCGCCCTCGGCGTGTGGCGCCCGCTCGCCGTGCTCGGGCACACGGCGGTGCTGCTCGGGCTGCTCGCCGTCGGGACCGTGCTGGTCACGCGGCTCTACCGGCGGAGGCTGACGCGGTGA
- a CDS encoding ABC transporter permease encodes MLRLMPGTNYAGRPGVLLERSAIVSRRGWLAFVSGFFEPVFYLVAMGQGLGSLVGTLPGPDGSPISYAAFIAPGLLAASAMNGAVFDSTFNVFFKLRYAKLYDAMLATPLGPVDIALGEIGWALIRGGLYALGFLSVMAGFGLLVSPWALLALPAALVVAFAFAAVGMAATSFMRSWQDFDLVTLAILPMFLFSTTFYPLSVYPPVLQTVVQCLPLYHAVELMRGLTTGAVHVGMLGNLAYFGVMIVVGVAVAARRLDALLLR; translated from the coding sequence ATGCTGCGGCTCATGCCGGGCACCAACTACGCGGGGCGGCCCGGCGTGCTGCTGGAGCGCTCGGCGATCGTGTCGCGGCGGGGCTGGCTGGCGTTCGTGTCCGGGTTCTTCGAGCCGGTGTTCTACCTCGTGGCGATGGGGCAGGGGCTCGGGTCGCTGGTCGGCACGCTGCCCGGCCCCGACGGCAGCCCGATCAGCTACGCGGCCTTCATCGCGCCCGGGCTGCTCGCGGCGTCGGCGATGAACGGGGCGGTGTTCGACTCCACCTTCAACGTCTTCTTCAAGCTCAGGTACGCCAAGCTCTACGACGCGATGCTGGCCACGCCGCTCGGGCCGGTCGACATCGCCCTGGGCGAGATCGGCTGGGCGCTGATCCGCGGCGGGCTCTACGCGCTCGGCTTCCTCTCGGTCATGGCCGGCTTCGGGTTGCTCGTCTCGCCGTGGGCGCTGCTCGCGCTGCCCGCCGCGCTGGTGGTGGCGTTCGCGTTCGCCGCGGTGGGGATGGCGGCCACGTCGTTCATGCGGTCCTGGCAGGACTTCGACCTGGTCACGCTCGCGATCCTGCCGATGTTCCTGTTCTCCACCACCTTCTACCCGCTCTCGGTGTACCCGCCGGTGCTGCAGACCGTGGTGCAGTGCCTGCCGCTCTACCACGCCGTCGAGCTGATGCGGGGCCTCACGACCGGGGCGGTGCACGTCGGGATGCTCGGCAACCTGGCCTACTTCGGGGTGATGATCGTCGTCGGGGTGGCGGTCGCGGCCCGGCGGCTCGACGCGCTGCTCCTGCGGTAG
- a CDS encoding ABC transporter ATP-binding protein — protein MGDGLVQARGLSKRFGEFEAVRGIDVDVAPGEVFGFLGPNGAGKSSTMRMVACVSPRTGGTLQVLGMDPDVDGPRIRARIGVVPQLDNLDAELTVRQNLQVYGRYFGLSKRHVRGKAVELMEFAQLTDRADDAVEPLSGGMKRRLTIARALVNDPELLLLDEPTTGLDPQARHLLWERLYRLKREGVTQIITTHYMDEAEQLCDRLVVMDGGVIAAEGSPAELIERHATREVLELRFAPEDRPPADAFARVADRVEELPDRLLLYTADGERTQAEVAAAGHHPLSALVRRASLEDVFLRLTGRTLVD, from the coding sequence ATGGGGGACGGACTGGTCCAGGCCCGCGGCCTGAGCAAGCGCTTCGGGGAGTTCGAGGCGGTGCGCGGCATCGACGTCGACGTCGCGCCGGGGGAGGTCTTCGGGTTCCTCGGGCCCAACGGCGCCGGCAAGTCGTCGACGATGCGGATGGTGGCGTGCGTGTCGCCGCGCACCGGCGGCACGCTGCAGGTCCTGGGGATGGACCCCGACGTCGACGGCCCGCGGATCCGCGCCCGGATCGGCGTCGTGCCGCAGCTCGACAACCTCGACGCCGAGCTCACGGTCCGCCAGAACCTGCAGGTCTACGGGCGCTACTTCGGGCTGTCGAAGCGGCACGTGCGCGGCAAGGCCGTCGAGCTGATGGAGTTCGCACAGCTCACCGACCGCGCCGACGACGCGGTGGAGCCGCTGTCGGGCGGCATGAAGCGGCGGTTGACGATCGCGCGCGCCCTGGTCAACGACCCCGAGCTGCTGCTGCTCGACGAGCCCACCACGGGGCTCGACCCGCAGGCCCGCCACCTGCTGTGGGAGCGGCTCTACCGGCTCAAGCGCGAGGGCGTCACCCAGATCATCACCACGCACTACATGGACGAGGCCGAGCAGCTGTGCGACCGGCTCGTCGTCATGGACGGCGGGGTGATCGCCGCCGAGGGCTCGCCCGCCGAGCTGATCGAGCGCCACGCCACCCGCGAGGTGCTGGAGCTGCGGTTCGCCCCGGAGGACCGGCCCCCGGCCGACGCGTTCGCCCGCGTGGCCGACCGCGTGGAGGAGCTGCCCGACCGGCTGCTGCTCTACACCGCCGACGGCGAGCGCACGCAGGCCGAGGTGGCGGCCGCGGGGCACCACCCGCTCTCGGCGCTGGTGCGCCGGGCGTCGCTGGAGGACGTGTTCCTGCGGCTCACCGGCCGGACGCTGGTCGACTGA
- a CDS encoding GNAT family N-acetyltransferase, translated as MAEPLIRLRSEPPPVEQLHRLWLAVSRAGGAVNFLTDSPESEIRTAAEAAVAEVRSGELALLTLDDGPALVGTVFLRPGTGPRMTHRADVVRLMVDPGLQGRGWGGALLDAAAAHARRLGLRQLRLSTRGGTALPAFYAARGWTEVGVFPDALQLHPGEFRDEHWFQLAL; from the coding sequence GTGGCCGAACCTCTGATCCGCCTGCGGTCCGAGCCGCCGCCGGTGGAGCAGCTGCACCGGCTGTGGCTGGCCGTCAGCCGGGCGGGCGGGGCCGTGAACTTCCTGACCGACTCCCCGGAGTCCGAGATCCGCACGGCCGCGGAGGCCGCCGTCGCCGAGGTCCGGTCCGGCGAACTGGCCCTGCTCACCCTCGACGACGGGCCGGCGCTGGTCGGCACCGTCTTCCTGCGCCCGGGCACCGGTCCGCGCATGACCCACCGGGCCGACGTGGTCCGGCTGATGGTCGACCCCGGCCTCCAGGGCAGGGGGTGGGGCGGCGCCCTGCTCGACGCGGCCGCCGCGCACGCCCGCCGGCTCGGGCTCCGCCAGCTGCGCCTCTCGACCCGCGGCGGCACCGCGCTGCCCGCGTTCTACGCCGCCCGGGGTTGGACCGAGGTCGGCGTCTTCCCCGACGCCCTGCAGCTGCACCCCGGGGAGTTCCGCGACGAGCACTGGTTCCAGCTCGCCCTCTAG
- a CDS encoding class I SAM-dependent methyltransferase, translating to MTTTTTPDLSAIGTKHRALWASGDYPAVAADLIPDLGPTLVEAAGVAAGQRVLDIGAGTGNAAIPAALTGADVVASDLTPELLAAGERIAAERGARLQWVEADAHALPFETGEFDTVLSCVGIMFAPFHDRSSAELLRVCRPGGTIGLLSWTPEGFVGRLFATMKPFAPAPPPGASPAPLWGSEDHLRTLFGDGVRELRAERRTTTFAVSDSPEAFREWWKQNYGPTIAVYRSLDAERAAELDASFLRMLEETRSDGTWEAEFLLVTAVRA from the coding sequence ATGACCACGACCACCACCCCAGACCTGTCCGCCATCGGCACCAAGCACCGGGCCCTGTGGGCGTCCGGCGACTACCCGGCCGTCGCGGCCGACCTCATCCCCGACCTCGGGCCGACCCTCGTCGAGGCCGCCGGGGTCGCCGCGGGCCAGCGCGTCCTCGACATCGGCGCGGGCACCGGCAACGCGGCCATCCCGGCCGCGCTCACCGGCGCCGACGTCGTCGCGTCCGACCTCACCCCGGAGCTGCTCGCCGCGGGCGAGCGGATCGCCGCGGAGCGCGGGGCGCGCCTGCAGTGGGTCGAGGCCGACGCCCACGCGCTGCCGTTCGAGACCGGCGAGTTCGACACCGTGCTGTCCTGCGTCGGCATCATGTTCGCGCCCTTCCACGACCGCTCCTCGGCCGAGCTGCTGCGCGTCTGCCGGCCCGGCGGCACGATCGGCCTGCTCAGCTGGACGCCGGAGGGCTTCGTCGGGCGGCTGTTCGCGACGATGAAGCCGTTCGCGCCCGCGCCCCCGCCCGGCGCCTCGCCCGCGCCGCTCTGGGGCAGCGAGGACCACCTGCGGACGCTGTTCGGCGACGGCGTGCGCGAGCTGCGGGCAGAGCGGCGCACCACGACCTTCGCCGTGTCCGACTCCCCGGAGGCCTTCCGCGAGTGGTGGAAGCAGAACTACGGGCCCACCATCGCCGTCTACCGCAGCCTGGACGCCGAGCGGGCGGCCGAGCTCGACGCGTCGTTCCTGCGGATGCTGGAGGAGACGCGGTCGGACGGCACGTGGGAGGCGGAGTTCCTGCTGGTCACCGCCGTTCGGGCCTGA